GCCGTCTTCATCATATGGCGCGGAAACCGTCCGGTAGCCGAACGCCCCATAAAACCGTTCCAGATACTGCTGCGCGGAAATGCGATTGCCCTGCCCCGGATAGAGCGCATCGTGTAACGCCAGCGCGCGCCGCATCAGTTCTTTTCCCAGTCCTTGCCCGCGCCCGGCTGCCGTTGTGATGACGCGCCCGATAGACGGCTCGGCGTACTTGACGCCCGGCGCGACCAGCCGACAGTAGGCGACCAACACCTGCCCGCTCGGCGTCGGTCGCCACCCCATGATGTGGTGGGCATAGCGATCCACACCGTCCGCATCCTGATACACGCACTGCTGCTCGACGACAAACACCGCCAGCCGCGCCTGCAGCACGGCGTAGAGGTCGTCCACAGTGAGTTCCGCGAAGCGGGCTGTCCGCCATTCAACCGGCGCGGTTGCGACCATTTCCGGTGTCATAGGTGGAA
The window above is part of the Chloracidobacterium sp. genome. Proteins encoded here:
- a CDS encoding GNAT family N-acetyltransferase; translation: MTPEMVATAPVEWRTARFAELTVDDLYAVLQARLAVFVVEQQCVYQDADGVDRYAHHIMGWRPTPSGQVLVAYCRLVAPGVKYAEPSIGRVITTAAGRGQGLGKELMRRALALHDALYPGQGNRISAQQYLERFYGAFGYRTVSAPYDEDGLPHVEMLRDGR